The sequence taatacttATTTTAATACCCCCTAACTTTGATTACCTAGCTAACCGATATACCATCTGCTTCAGGACAAGTGCCATTTGCTATATAATGTAATCATTACCAAGCTGAAACAATTTACCACCTGTTTTCTGGCAATTACCACCTGGTTTGGTGCAATTACCACCTGGTTTGGTGCAATTACTACCTGGTTTGGTGCAATTACTACCTGGTTTGGTGCAATTACTACCTGGTTTGGTGCAATTACCACCTGGTTTAATTTTTGGGTGACTACAACCTAGTTGTGAGTAATTACCAATAGTAACTGATTATAACTGCCCATAGTGCCTGATTACATCCCCCTGGTTTCTGGCAATTACCACCTGGTTTAGTGCAATTACCACCTGGTTTAAGTCAATTACCACCTGGTTTGGTGCAATTACCACCTGGTTAAATATTTGGGTGACTACAACCTAGTTTTGAGTAATTAACAACAGTAACTGATTATAATTGCCCATAGTGCCTGATTACATCCCCCTGGTTTCTGGCAATTACCACCTGGTTTAGTGCGATTACCACCTGGTTTAGTGCAATTACCACCTGGTTTGGTACAATTACTATCTGATTTAAGCCACCTGGTTTAAGTAAATTACCACCTGGTTTAAGTAAATTACCACCTGGTTTTAAGTCAATTACCACTTGGTTTTGTGCAATTACCACCTGGTTTGGTGCAATTACCACCTGGTTTAAGTCAATTACCCAGGTGGGTCGATTAAGTTCCCAAAGCTGCAAACCTATACATAGTGGTACATCGTAGACTATGTAATCCATTCGGCATGCTTTCAGCAGCTGTCCATCGGTCTTCCTCTGTATCGTATTGCTGAATCATCTTATTAACTTCTATCGCAAAATAGTCCCCAAAATATCCTCCAACAGCACAAATGGCACTGTTGCACACTGTGGCACCATACATGAAGACCTCATGCGCCATTCCTTGAAGCTGTGTCCATTTATCAGTCTGCGGGTCATAACAGTAGACAAGACTCTTAGCTACCCCTGCGAGCAGATAAATACGACCATTCATGGTCAGTGCAACAGCATCTCGTACTGTCATAGGTAAAGATTTGACGTAGTTCCACTTGTCGATTTTCGGGTCATAGCATTGAATCACTGCAGTGTCTTCGACACCCGTATATCCTCCAATTGCGTACACTTTTCCTTCGCATATTGTGGCTGATAAATTACTCACTGACATCAGCATGGGTGCAATTTCATCCCAAGTGTTGGTGGCAACAATATAACGTCTGGCAGATGCAACATTTCTCATGTTATAATCGTACCCACCGAGCAGGTACAATATACCAGAATCATCTGATGTCACAGCAAACTCTGCCACCTCTAGGTTTGGGGGGAGAAGAACTTTCATCCATCGTTGATTGACACCTTTGTATATCCATGCTGGAAAAGATGGCGGTGGGGGTGAGCTTGCTAATGGTCGTTTCCCAGCAACAAAGATATCTGTTCCAAAAGATGCAACGGCAAGGTCCCAATCAAAAAGTTCATCAGGAAGTTCGTATAGATAGCTCCATTTATTTTTGACAGGATCATAACACCAGATGCAATTCGCAGGACGTAAATTTTCATCCTCACCACCGACTGTGAGTAAAACTTGTGTGTAATTCCTTGGCTTGTTAGCCGACAAATTTGTGACTGCTTTCTCTCTTGACTTTGCGTAGTATGTCCGCGTTCTCTCAAGCATTTTATCTTTTTCAGCTCCCAGGTGAACTTGCCTTAGCAACGGATCATTAGCAGCTTTGCCGAGATATGCAGGTGATAGGAATGGAAGTCGAACATGAGCAACCAAATCTGACAGGAAAATTTCTCTTGAAGTCCGATCATAGTTTACCCATCCAATAATTGCCTCACAAACTTGTTCTTCCCTATCGATCGACAAATCACTTGCTAAAATCTCTATCAATTGATCTTTCGGAAGCAAGAGAAATTCTTCACTTTTACAAACTTCGTTGAAGTTATTCAGAATGACTTTCCATGCCTTCTGCTGTAATTCTTTGCAGCCATGAGTGTCTGCATAATCAAGTATGCCCAGACAATTGCTAGGGGAGAGTAAACGCTCAAAGTAGCCGGCACAGACATCTTGAACTGTATGAACTTGCAATAAACTTGCGCCCTCAAAAACCGCTTGTACATTCTGTGGAGAAATCGTAATTTTTCCAGTGTATATAAATTGAATGATAACATTCATGACATCCACTTGGACATCTTTAATCTGAACTCGGTTGGCATTTCGTTCTTTCATGTCATTTGTAAACATGGCTCGGAAATATGGACTGCAGGATGCTAAAACGGCTTTATGGCAGGGGTACTCCTTGCTTCCAACCTCTAACGTTATATCGGTAAAAAGCTCCAACGATCGCAGCTCATTTAGACCTTTGATAAGATGAACAGGATGATTTGTTTCAGTGTAATCTACTGTTTCTCCTAAATTAAGTTGTTTCTCATCAGTCCCTGATGCGGTTGCCATGGTGATTGGACAAACTGCAAACTTTCACGAATTTGCCctgcaatgaaaataaaaaaattatcatgaCCCACTTTTTTCAATAATTCTCAATGTTCTAAAGAAAGACAGAacgaaaaaataaaatgaacacttTCCTTTTGAGTATGCTCCCTGACGAAATATGTTAAACACGAGAGATTATATTTTATGGCGCGTATATATCTATTACTATGCCTTTATATTTAAGACcaacacgtacatgtatacacatgtctTACATTTGAACAAATATTTCGACAAGctgacattacaatttacagtaaACTGCTGGTTTGAGAGAAATACCATATTGAGCAACGTAGACGCGAGTAATATAAACCCGGAAGTGAGACAGGCATCTGATTATCGAAATATGACTGTGGCGGCGACACAACTCGTAAAGTAAACGTACAAAACACATTATCAAGCGAAACGATGAAAGACAACGTCAACATTCCGTGAATAAAACGAAAAACACGTAGAATGCATATCTTACGACGTACCTGTAGCAGAAATGCTCTGCTGTGTTTGGTATTAGCTAAAAACTACCTTCAAAGTCAATGTACGTACATGTCGCAATCGACGCGTTGTTGGGTTGTACTCGACGATAATAATATTGCACGTACGAACAATGGATCGGTCTGTTTCACACGTATAATTATCAAATGCCCCATAGCACCGCTACATCTATTGAACACAATATAATAGAAGCCTTCTGTTGACGTATATTCGTAATCATTGACGTAGGTGATGATTCATAAAACGTTGTAACATAGTCCTGTCTCGGTCACCGCAACGTTTTCTATATGGTCGCCTCTTACTTGTTAATTGATTCGTTATTATATAGTACTGAGTGTGAGTTGTTTGAGGGCGCTGTGCTGAAAATTTCCAAATACTGTCTAACAACTGTTGCttgtgctctctctctctctctctctctctctctctctctctctctctctctctctctctctctctctctctctctctctctctctctctctctctctctctctctctctctctctctctctctctctctctctctctctctctctctctctctctctctctctctctctctctcagataCAGTGACTGAGAATATGTGTAATTTGTGAACTCAATACACTTCAGTACTATGTCCCAGCCCCGGGTCCCAGCTTTGTGGTGCGAcatactattattacattgtatatatatgttgtttacCGTTGCCACAAACTTTATTCCGGCCTCTACGTTTGGTACACGTTCTATCAGCATATCGCTTATTAATTACGACAGGGGTATTCAATCCTGTATTGTTTCATACAACTAACAATATGTGAAttgaaagtgttaaaataccaacaatTTTAATAATAGACATTgcacatgtcaattagaggcaAATGTTATctacaagtagtacagtaataagttgaaattgtagTTCCTTAGAGCGCTAAGTTTTGGGAGCGGAcctcaaaatcaatttgattggctatATAGTACTACAATGTGTACTGCTGCTACGTTGACCTAGATGTGATTGCATTTAGCTTACTGTTCGATATATCACgataagtcattatatctaacaaacaagttttatatacatacatacatacatacatacatacatacatacatacatacatacatacatacatacatacatacatacatacatacatacatacatacatacatacatacatacatacatacatacatacatacatacatacatacatacatacatacatacacacacacacacacacacacgtacgtacgtacgtacgtacatacatacatacatacatacatacatacatacatacatacatacatacatacatacatacatacacacacatactgtatacaaacatacatacatacatacatacatacatgcacgcacgcacgcacgcacgcacgcacgtaatacatacatacatacatacatacatacatacacacacacacacatacatacatacatacatacatacatacatacatacatacatacatgtatttacatacatacatacatacatacatacatacatacatacatacatacatacatacacacatatacatacatacatacatacatacatacatacatacatacatacatacatacatacatacatacatacatacatacatacatacatacatacatacatacatacatacatacatacatacatacatacatacatacatacatacatacatacatacaccccccccccccacacacacacactacagcTAGTGCGGTTTCTGATATCTATATTAGGCCAAAAaggagaattgtttctggtcagtacAGTCTGTCCACAATGGTGCGAAGACGcggatttaaaaaaataatattcatcaaacctgtcactcagtctactatacacgtatttatggcagttacatgttctttttatttagtactttagagtaagcttgtgtaagtgtgtatgtggtggggcagatgtcatttgcttgctCACGacattggctctgcagttgtcttatAAACTGAAGTACtgtctgcagactgcatgggctggacaaacaaacacacaagaAAGACCGATCCAACGCGAGGATATTTAtctgatgcgcgcgctgaccagaaacagttctttttttgtatatataccaGAACtacaatttcaacaaaaacatAGTTTTGCTCGtatcaaaatacaataattCTCAATGTATCACTCACCTTGTCGTCTTGGTTGTCCGAGATGAACACTGTGTACCACTTTGACAATCATCTCTGAGCAAACAATGGCATGTATAGAGAGAGTGTCATTCAGATTCAGATGCTTGCCATTGTATTTACTAAAAGCTTCTGTTGGAAACGCCACATACTTCAGTCATGGAAGTAGAAGGCAGTCCTTCTATCCATGATAGTGAACAATGCATTCATGTTCTTTACCTCCATGCTTCAGTGCATGGCAGCAGATAGGTGAGTGTTTGTTACTATGGTCTGAGCTATTAGCAGGGCTAATTCAGCACAGCGAGAGAAAATGCATACCATATGTATACAAATCGAAAATTACAGTTACTGggagggaaggggggggggcacacgGAACCGCGAGAGGACAATATACAAACTACTTCTAACTGTTACAACCAAAATAACTGTTTTGCCTAGAGGACAGTCTGCAAGACATCAATTCATCCCTTTGAAAAAGTCGCTTACTTAGAGTCTGGATGCCTGTGTCTATACTAACTGGCCATGGGCTCGAGGGTGAATGTAACTACAGCAATTTTTAAAGCACAGGCCTAGGGGACAGTGAGCATGTATTATATTGATTAAATCACTACTCCACTTCGACACTAGGGGTTTTTGTCATTTAATAGAAAGTTCTATAGACTTGTCTATCACTCATTTACATTATGCTCTActtcaacactagagggcgtgATTTGTCATGCACTCATTTACACCGCTTCACTTCAAAACTCGAGAGCCAGGGAGAGCATGATTTATTACTAATTGAAAGGTTCACTGACTTGTCTATCACTGATTTAAATCATTTCTCCTcttcaacactagagggcagcaTTTATTAGAATGCACTGACTTGTCTTTCAACTCATTTGTCATTATTCTTCGTCAACACTAAAATGTATGAATTACAGGAAAGTTCTATTGAGTACTTACATCACTActtcaacactagagggcagtgaGTGCGATTCAAAGCAGTACTGGACTAAGAAAGGTCTATTTGCAATTGGTATCATCCATTCACATACGTGAcaaacatgtgtatgtgtacatgtatgtgtgtgcgtgtgtacatgtattaatgtatgcatgtgtgtgcatgcatacatgcatacttgTATGTAATTCATGACATTAACTCCAAACTTATGTtcataacatttgatttattctAAAATATATAGAATACCTTGCATAGAAGCATACAAAAGTAGAAAGCTGGCCGTTCTATTAGTTTACACCACAGTACTCATTCTGTATGACCATGGTAGAAATaagtatatacaatacaatacaatacatacaataaaatTCCATCTTCAATAACTGTAGCAttgggagggggtgggggagggtTGGGGGAGGGAAGCTTTATGACACAACACATAACATATGATGACTTAATCTACATCCTGATATAAATTCAGGTAAACCACAAC comes from Glandiceps talaboti chromosome 11, keGlaTala1.1, whole genome shotgun sequence and encodes:
- the LOC144442280 gene encoding kelch-like protein 21, which encodes MATASGTDEKQLNLGETVDYTETNHPVHLIKGLNELRSLELFTDITLEVGSKEYPCHKAVLASCSPYFRAMFTNDMKERNANRVQIKDVQVDVMNVIIQFIYTGKITISPQNVQAVFEGASLLQVHTVQDVCAGYFERLLSPSNCLGILDYADTHGCKELQQKAWKVILNNFNEVCKSEEFLLLPKDQLIEILASDLSIDREEQVCEAIIGWVNYDRTSREIFLSDLVAHVRLPFLSPAYLGKAANDPLLRQVHLGAEKDKMLERTRTYYAKSREKAVTNLSANKPRNYTQVLLTVGGEDENLRPANCIWCYDPVKNKWSYLYELPDELFDWDLAVASFGTDIFVAGKRPLASSPPPPSFPAWIYKGVNQRWMKVLLPPNLEVAEFAVTSDDSGILYLLGGYDYNMRNVASARRYIVATNTWDEIAPMLMSVSNLSATICEGKVYAIGGYTGVEDTAVIQCYDPKIDKWNYVKSLPMTVRDAVALTMNGRIYLLAGVAKSLVYCYDPQTDKWTQLQGMAHEVFMYGATVCNSAICAVGGYFGDYFAIEVNKMIQQYDTEEDRWTAAESMPNGLHSLRCTTMYRFAALGT